One Streptomyces sp. CG4 genomic window, GGAGAAGGACCGCAAGACGTGGGGCGGCTACACGCCTTACAACGCTCCGGCGGTCTATTTCAAGCCCGTTCGCCTCCCGGCCGACCTCGCCAAGACGATGTACGACCCGAGGTACCGGGTGCCGCTCTATCAGACGGTCCTGCACGACTCGGTGATCAGCACCGAACGCTGGGAGCTGTCCTGGTCGAAACTGCCGGACCAGAGCCGTACCCGCGCTCTGCTCGCGATGCTATACAACGTGCCTCTCAACCTGGTCCTCGACCAGGACGAGCTGGACCGGCACGGCAAGGAGATCGCCCAGGTGCAGCGGTACTTCGAGCCATTGCACAAGGCTGCGGCCACGCAGCCGATGACCGACTTCCGCTGGCTGACGGACGACCATCTCGTGCAGCGGACCACGTTCGGCAAGGGGGTGCTGACCGTGACGGCCAACTTCTCCACCACATCCCACGACGGGCTGCCCGCCGGGTGTGTCGACGCGGTGGTCAACGGCGGTGCCAGGCACCGGTTGTGCCCCACGGGGTTGTGATGCGAGTCCGGCTCTCCGCACACCCGGCCGCGAGGCAGCTGCAACGGCTGCCGGCCAGCCACGTCGTCCGCCCGCAGGCCGCGACTTTCGCCGGTCGGCCGGATCGACAGCGGTCGCCGGTCCTGCCGCCGGTCGGCCGCATCGGCGCCGGGCATCCCCTACGGATACCCTGAGGGACAATATCGGGGGCCGACCCGGATGTGCGGAGGGCCGACGAGCCGTCAGCCTTGATCCATGTCGAATTCTCTCCCGCGCCACCGCAGCAGCGGCTCCGGGCGGCGACGAACCCTCGCCGCCTGCGCCGTTGCCGCTTTCTGCACACTGACCGCCGCTCTCCCCGCCGGTGCGGCCACGGGTGCCGCCCGCACCGGTTCGCCCCCGTCCTCCGCTCGCCCCCTCTCCCTTCCCGCGCCGACCGGGCAATACCGGGTCGGCGAGGTGGAGTTGCATTTAGTGGACCACTCACGGCCCGACCCATGGCATCCCGCGCAGGACCGGCGCGAGCTGATGGTCAGCGTGTACTACCCCGCGACGCACACGGCCGGGCGTCCGGCGGCCCCGTACATGCTGCCCGCGGCGGCCGGCCACTTCGACAAGGTCACAGCGAACGACTACCTCTCGCTGCATGTCCCGGCCGGCCGGGCTGACTGGGCCCGCACCACGACCCACGTGGCCCAGAGCGCCCCGGTGGCCGCCGGTCGCGGTGGGCGGCTTCCTGTGGCGCTCTATTCCCCGGGGCTGGGCGAGCCGCGCACCTGGGGCACGGCGGCTGCGGCCGATCTGGCCAGCCGCGGCTACGTGGTCGTCGCCATCGACCACACCTACGAGTCGCCCGAGGTCCAGTTCCCGAACGGCTCCCTCGCCACCGTGTCGCTGCCCTCGGACGACGGCAACGCCTTCATACGTAAGGCGCTGGCCGTGCGGGTGACCGACACCAGCTTCGTCCTGGACCAGCTCCGGGTGTTGAACAGCGGGCGCAATCCCGACGCGGACGGACAGCCGTTGCCAGCCGGCCTGACCGGGGCGCTGGATCTGGCCGAGGTGGGCATGTTCGGCCATTCCATGGGCGGCACCGCAGCCGCACTGGCGATGGACGCCGACCACCGCATCACCGCGGGCATCGATATTGACGGCAATCTGGCCTACACCGACGGCTCGCTGATGCCGGTCGCCCAACACGGCCTCGACCGGCCCTTCCTGCTCATGGGCAAGGACGGCAAGACCGACACCGGCCCGGGCTGGCAGGCGTTCCGCACCCACACTCCTGGGTGGACCCGTCAGCTCACCCTGCTCGGTTCGGAGCACGCCTCGTTCACGGACGCGGAGGTTCTGGTGCCGCAGCTGCATCTGAGGCCCTCCGACCAGATCGACGACATAGGCACCATCGACCCGGCCACCGCAATACGCACCAACGAGGCCTACGTCTCGGCCTACTTCGACCACTGGCTACGCGGCCGCAGCGGACGGCTGCTGGAGGAGCCGTCACCCAAGTACCCGGACATGGTGTTCGTGAAGTGAAGGCGGCGCCGTCGAGGAGAGTCGAGGAGAAGGGAGGGGAAGGCAGGGGCACTGCAGGCGGCTACCCCGCGGGGCGCGCCCCGCTCGTGCCCCGGGAGCGGCGCCGGCCGACGAGGTGCCGACCGTACCGACGGTACCTCCACTGCGTCCGAGGGACTGACGAGACATCATGCCCCCACATGTAGCCGGGAGTTTGCCAGTCGTCCGTAGACCCGGTACGGCCGCGTGCGCTGTGCTGGTCACGGTCGGCGGCTTATGGTGGGCCGTCACTTGCGTCCGTTCTGAGGGGAACCGATGGAGCCCAGGACCAGGATCGTGAGATACGCCGCCGTCTGCGCGGCAGCCCTTCTGCTCTGTGCCGGCGTGACCACCGCGGCGTCCGCCGACAGTACCAAGGCCGGACCGAACCCGTTGGCTGGCCGACTGGACGCCTACTGGACCCCCGCTCGTATGGCGGCCGCGCTGCCCGCCGACACCCGCAAAGGTTCCCAGACCGCCACGCCTGCGCCCACCGTGTCCCCTGCGGTGGACGGACCGCAGCCGGGCGAGTACATCCCGCCGAGCCGGAGCTTCGACGGCATCCCCGAGGCCGGCACCTTCTTCTGGACGGACGCCACCGGCACCGGCCGCACCTGCAGCGGCTCCGTCGTGCACAGCCCCGGCCGCGATCTGGTGCTGAGTGCCGGGCACTGCCTGAAGGGCTACGCGGGCACCTCGCCCAAGCGTCATCTGGCCTTCGTGCCGCAGTACCACGACACCCTCAAACCGTTCGGGATCTTTCCGGTGCGGACCGACGGCGTCTACGTCTCGCAGCAGTACTACGACCTGGGTGAGCACGCGGGCGCCGCGTACGACTTCGCGTTCGCGGTCACCGAACCCAACCAGGACGGAACGCGCCTGGAGGACGCGGTCGGTGGAGTGCGCCTGCTCACCGGGACGGGTTACTACCACGTGCCGGTGCGGATGATCGGCTACCCGTCGGGCGCGGAGAAGCCTCTGGAGTGCTGGAGCTGGACCACCCGGTGGGACAGTGACGACCCGGCCGACCCGGGTACGTTCCCACGCATCGCCTGCGACGCCTTCGTGGGCGGGACCAGCGGCGGCCCCATGCTCGTGCCGTGGCCGGGCGGATGGGCGGTCATCGGGGTCATCGGCGGCTACCACACCGGCGGCAACACCCCGCAGATCTCCTACAGCGCCTACTTCGGCGCCGCCACCCAGTCCCTCTATCGCGCGGCGGTCACCGGGGCCCCACCCGCCGGCCCGCACCTCACCGGCGGTTCGTGAGCCGCCAGGAAACAATGGCTGCACGTCCACCGCCGAGGGCGCGTCACCGTGGCACGATAGTGATGCATATCACCCTACTGAGGGGGTATCGGCCATGGCCGTGTCAGAGGCAGCGCCCGGCCCGAAGACCCACAAACCCGGGCTTCGGCGTGAGATCGGCTTCATCGGACTCATCTGGGCGTCGGAAGGGTCGATCATCGGATCCGGCTGGCTCTTCGGCGCCCAGGGTGCCCTGGCTGCCGCGGGTCCGGCGGCGATCATCTCCTGGGCAGTCGGCGGTCTGGCCATCCTCATCCTGGCGCTGGTCCATGCCGAACTCGGCGGCATGTATCCGGTGTCGGGCGGCACTGCACGCTTCCCGCACTACGCCTTCGGTGGCGCCGCCGGGGCGTCGTTCGGCTGGTTCTCCTGGCTGCAGGCGGCCACGGTGGCGCCCATCGAGGTGCTGGCGATGATCACATACGGCCAGCACTACTCCTGGGCGAGCGGCTGGGAGAAGGTCAAGGGCGGCGAGCACGTCCTGACCCCGCCCGGTATCGCCGTCGCCGTCGGGCTGATGGCCGTCATCACGGCCATCAACTTCCTCAGCATCCGGCTGCTGGCCCGCACCAACAGCGCCGCGACCTGGTGGAAGGTCGGCATCCCACTGCTGACGATCTTCGTGTTCGCCATCGCCCAGTTCCATACCAGCAACTTCACGGCGGCCGACGGATTCGACCCGTACGGGGCCAAGGGCATTCTGTCCGCCGTCTCCACCAGCGGCATCATCTTCGCGCTGCTGGGCTTCGAGCAGGCGGACCAGCTCGCCGGGGAGAGCGCCAACCCCAAGCGGGACATCCCGCGTGCGGTGATCGGGTCGATCGTCCTCGGCATCCTGATCTACATCCTGCTGCAGGTCGCGTTCCTCGCCGCGCTGCCCGCCTCCCAGATCGGCAGCCACTGGGCGAACTCCGCATTCACCGCGCTGAGCGGGCCCTTCGCCCAGGTAGCCACGCTCATCAGCCTGGGCTGGCTGGCAACGGTCCTCTATCTCGACGCCGTGATCTCCCCCGCCGGCACGGGTCTGATCTACATCACCGGCTCCTCCCGGGTCTCCTACGGCCTGAGCCGCAACGGCTATGTGCCGTCCGTGTTCGAGGCGACCAACAAGCGCGGCGTGCCCTGGGTCGGTCTGATCACCGCCTTCGTCATCGGCTGCATCTGCTTCCTGCCGTTCCCCAGCTGGCGTTCCCTCGTCGGCCTGATCACCAGCGCCAGTGTGCTGATGTACGCCGGCGCGCCGCTGTCCTTCGGGGTGTTCCGCAACCGGCTGCCCGACGCCCACCGCCCCTACCGGCTGCCCGGCGGCGGCTGGCTGTCGCCGCTCGCCTTCATCGTCGCCAACCTGCTGATTCTGTGGTCGGGTTGGACCACCGACTGGAAGCTGGGCGTGGCCATCCTCATCGGCTACGTCATCCTGGTCGCCAACCGGGCGTTCAAGATGAACCCCATCACCCCCCAGCTCAACCTGCGTGCCGCTCAGTGGCTGCCGGCCTATCTGGTGGGCATGGGACTCATCGTCTACCTCAGCGACTTCGGTCCGCTCAAGCACCCCTGGTTCCCGCTGTGGTGGGACATCGGGGTCGTGGCCGTCTTCAGCCTTGTCATCTATTACTGGGCCATGGCGGTCGCGCTGCCCACCGACCGGATCCAGCGTCTGATCGACCAGGTCGTGGTTCCGGAGGAGGCGGACCTTCACTGACGCCCCGTCAGGCCGCATGGCGGCACGACCTCTCAGACGGCGTAGCGGCCCGGTGCGAACAGGTGGAGGTTGGCGCGGATCCAGTCCGAGGTCTGGCGCAGGCCTTCGTCCAGGGAGACCTGGGGCTTCCAGGAGGCCCAGGTGCGGGCGCGGGAGTTGTCCGACAGCAGTCGGTGCACCTCGCTGCCGGCCGGGCGGAGCCGGGCCTGGTCGACGACGACCTCCGCGTCCCGTCCGGAGACGGCGATCAGCTTGCGGGCCAGGTCGCCGATGGCGATCTCCTCGCCGGTGCCGAGATTGACGACCTCGCCGAGCGCACGGTCGCACTGGGCCACGGCGAGGAAGCCCCGGGCGGTGTCGGTGACATAGGTGAAGTCGCGGGTGGGGGTCAGCGAGCCGAGGCGTATCTCGCGGGCACCGGAGTGCAGTTGGGCGAGGATGGTGGGGATCACGGCGCGGGCGGACTGGCGGGGGCCGTAGGTGTTGAAGGGGCGGACGACCGTCACGGGCAGCTCGAAGGCGTGGTGGTGGGAGAGCGCCATCATGTCGGCGCCGATCTTCGACGCGGAGTACGGCGACTGCGGCTGGAGCGGATGGTCCTCGCCGATCGGGGCGGTCAGGGCGGTGCCGTAGACCTCGCTGGTGGAGGTGTGCACGAGGCGGCGCACCTGGTGGCGGCGGCAGGCCTCGGCGATGTTCTCGGTGCCGGTGACGTTGACGGCGACGTAGGCGCCCGGTGAGTCGTAGCTGTAGGGGATGCCGATGAGGGCGGCGAGGTGGAAGACGGTGTCGCAGTCGGCCACGGCGTCCATCACCCGGCCCGGATCGCGCACGTCACCCGCGATCAGCTCCACCTGGGGGTGGTCCAGGAGGTGGGCGAGGTTGCCCTTCTCGGCATAGGGCTTGTAGTGGACCAGGGCGCGGACCGTGGCGCCCTCGCGGACGAGCAGGTCCACGAGGGTCGATCCGATGAACCCCTCGGCTCCGGTGACGAGGACGGTACGGCCGTGGAAGAAGCCGGATGCGTGCATGGTGGTGCCTTTCTCGAAGTCAGCCTTTGTGGAACGGGTTCTTCTGGAGGGGCCGGTCAGAGTGCGGTGGGGACGGCTGCGGGCACGTGGTGTCCGGCCAGTCGGAGCACCTTGGCGGCCAGCCGGTCCGCGGCGGTCCGGTGGTGCGCACCGACGCCCGCCCCCGCCGCGGCCCGGGACATCGCGTGCAGCCGGACCGGGTCGTCGAGCAGCGAGCCGGCCACGGCTTCGAGGGACCCGGCGGTGGTGTCCTCGTCCCGCAGCAGGACCCCCGCCCCGATCCCGGTGAGGGCGCGGGCGTTGTGCGTCTGGTGGTCGCCCGGGGCGTGCGGGTACGGCACCAGTACGGCGGGCAGCCCGATGGTGGCCAGCTCGGCGACGGTCGCCGAGCCCGCGCGGCACACCACCAGGTCGGCGGCGGCGTACGTCAGATCGATGCGGTCCAGGTAGGCCACCGCGTCGGCGACCCGGTCGGCGCCGGTGGCGGCCAGCCGGGCGCGGGCCGCGTCCAGCCCCGCCGGACCGGTCTTGATCAGGAGCCGTACGTCGGTGCGGTCCCGCCGGCGTTCGGCCAGGCCCAGGGCCGCCTCGGTGAGCCGGGCCGCGCCCAGGCTGCCGCCGTTGACGAGCAGCAGCCTGGTGTGCGGCGGGATGCCGAGCGCCCGGCGGGCGTCCGCGCGCTCGGCGTCGCGGTCGAGGGCGGCGAGCGGCCCGGACAGCGGCATGCCGACGAGTTCGGGCCGGCAGGACGCGGGCAGGTGGGCGCCGCCCGCCGCGAAGGCGAGCGCGACATGCGGGGTGAGCCGGGCCGCGAAGGCGTTGGCTCGGCCAGGCACGGCGTTGGACTCGTGGATGAGGCTGGGCAGCCCGGCGAGGCGGGCGCCGAGGATGACGGGGGCGCTCGGATAGCCGCCCATACCGACGGCGACCTGCGCACGCTGGTCACGCAGGATGGTCCGGCACTGGCCGGCGGACTTCAGCAGGGCGGCGGGCAGGGTGAAGCGCCGGGCGCCGAGGGAGCGGTCGTAGGGGATCATGTCGACCGTGTGCAGGCGGTAGCCCGCGTCGGGGATGAGCCGGGTTTCCAGGCCGCGCTCGGTGCCGACGAACGAGATCACCGCGTCGGGCACCCGGCGGCGCAGCGCTTCGGCGAGCGCCAGCCCGGGATAGATATGGCCACCGGTGCCCCCGGCACCGATCACGACGGAGAGCGGAATGTCCATGCCCGGCACGGTCCCGATCTGTTCTAAGAGGTCGTTAAGAACGCCGTTTGGCAGGCTTGGTCTCATGAACGACGCAGGTCAGGACCTATCCCCCACCGGTGCCGCACGCGTGCTGGTAGTGGACGACGATCCCGAGGTACGCGCCGCCCTGGAGGACGGGCTGGCCCTGGAGGGCTTCACCGTTCGGGGCGCGGCGGACGGACACGCGGCGCTGTCGGCCGTGGCGGACTGGGAGCCGGACGCGCTGGTGCTGGACGTGATGATGCCGGTGGTGGACGGGCTCGCGGTGTGCCGGCAGTTGCGGGCCCTCGGCGACCGCACGCCGATCCTGGTGCTGACCGCGCTCGACGCGGTCAGCGACCGGGTGGACGGACTGGACGCGGGAGCGGACGACTACCTGGTCAAGCCGTTCGCGCTGGACGAGCTGGCGGCCCGGCTGCGCGCCCTGCTGCGCCGCGCCGGCTCCGGCGAGCCGGCCCCGTCCGCGCAGCTGCGCCTCGCCGACCTGGTCGTGGATCCGCAGACCCGTACGGCGCAGCGGGGCGGGCGGCGGCTGGAGTTCACCCGCACCGAGTGGAGCCTGCTGGATCTGCTGCTGCGCCACCCCGGCCAGGTACTGGAGCGGGAGACCATCATGCGCTGGGTGTGGGGCCGGGACCTCGGCCCGGACTCCAATTCCCTCGCCGTCTACATCGGGTATCTGCGCCGGAAGCTGGAGGCCGGCGGCGGCTCGCGGCTCGTCCACACGGTGCACGGCGTCGGCTACCGGTTGGACGAGCGGTGACCCGGCGTCGCTCGTCGACCGGACGAGCCGTGCCCTGGCGTCGGCCAGGGGCTGGACGAGCCGCGACCCGGCGTGGGCTGTGGATCGCCCGGCCCCGCCGGCACCGGCGTCCTCCGCTGCGCCGCCGGCTCGCGCTGACCGCGTCGGCCGCGGTGGCGGGCGTGGCGCTGGCGGTGTGCGCGGGCGCGTACGCCGTCACCGTCTACACCCTGCACCGGCAGTTCGACCTGCAGCTGACGCAGGCGGCCACGCTGGCCGTCCAGCAGCACCAGCAGGACGGCCCGGGCGTGCAGGCCGGCGAGTGCCGGTATCTGGCCGCACCCGCCTGCGCCCAACTGGTGCCCGAGTCCGCCGCGGACGACCCGCGCCAGCCCTATCTGCTGCCCGTCACCGATGCGGTGCGCGAGGTCGCCGGCCGCCGGCGGGCGCCGTACTACAACACGGCCTCGGTGGCCGGGCATCCGGTGCGGGTGCTGACCACGCCCGCCCGCAAGGGGCTGGCCATGCAGGTGGCGCTCCGCTCGGACGGGGTACAGCGGGCCGAGCGGCAGGCGGCCGGGCTGCTGGCCGCGATCGGCGGGGCGGGTGTGCCGGTGGCGGCGCTGCTGGGCTACTGGGTGTCGCGTTCGGGACTGGCTCCGGTGACCCGGCTGACCTCGACCGCGGAACGGATCACCGCGACGCGGGACGCCGGGCTCCGGATCGAACTGCCCGCGGAGCCACGGGGCAGCGAGGACGAGATCACCCGGCT contains:
- a CDS encoding SDR family NAD(P)-dependent oxidoreductase, whose product is MHASGFFHGRTVLVTGAEGFIGSTLVDLLVREGATVRALVHYKPYAEKGNLAHLLDHPQVELIAGDVRDPGRVMDAVADCDTVFHLAALIGIPYSYDSPGAYVAVNVTGTENIAEACRRHQVRRLVHTSTSEVYGTALTAPIGEDHPLQPQSPYSASKIGADMMALSHHHAFELPVTVVRPFNTYGPRQSARAVIPTILAQLHSGAREIRLGSLTPTRDFTYVTDTARGFLAVAQCDRALGEVVNLGTGEEIAIGDLARKLIAVSGRDAEVVVDQARLRPAGSEVHRLLSDNSRARTWASWKPQVSLDEGLRQTSDWIRANLHLFAPGRYAV
- a CDS encoding UDP-N-acetylglucosamine--N-acetylmuramyl-(pentapeptide) pyrophosphoryl-undecaprenol N-acetylglucosamine transferase, with translation MDIPLSVVIGAGGTGGHIYPGLALAEALRRRVPDAVISFVGTERGLETRLIPDAGYRLHTVDMIPYDRSLGARRFTLPAALLKSAGQCRTILRDQRAQVAVGMGGYPSAPVILGARLAGLPSLIHESNAVPGRANAFAARLTPHVALAFAAGGAHLPASCRPELVGMPLSGPLAALDRDAERADARRALGIPPHTRLLLVNGGSLGAARLTEAALGLAERRRDRTDVRLLIKTGPAGLDAARARLAATGADRVADAVAYLDRIDLTYAAADLVVCRAGSATVAELATIGLPAVLVPYPHAPGDHQTHNARALTGIGAGVLLRDEDTTAGSLEAVAGSLLDDPVRLHAMSRAAAGAGVGAHHRTAADRLAAKVLRLAGHHVPAAVPTAL
- a CDS encoding APC family permease, which gives rise to MAVSEAAPGPKTHKPGLRREIGFIGLIWASEGSIIGSGWLFGAQGALAAAGPAAIISWAVGGLAILILALVHAELGGMYPVSGGTARFPHYAFGGAAGASFGWFSWLQAATVAPIEVLAMITYGQHYSWASGWEKVKGGEHVLTPPGIAVAVGLMAVITAINFLSIRLLARTNSAATWWKVGIPLLTIFVFAIAQFHTSNFTAADGFDPYGAKGILSAVSTSGIIFALLGFEQADQLAGESANPKRDIPRAVIGSIVLGILIYILLQVAFLAALPASQIGSHWANSAFTALSGPFAQVATLISLGWLATVLYLDAVISPAGTGLIYITGSSRVSYGLSRNGYVPSVFEATNKRGVPWVGLITAFVIGCICFLPFPSWRSLVGLITSASVLMYAGAPLSFGVFRNRLPDAHRPYRLPGGGWLSPLAFIVANLLILWSGWTTDWKLGVAILIGYVILVANRAFKMNPITPQLNLRAAQWLPAYLVGMGLIVYLSDFGPLKHPWFPLWWDIGVVAVFSLVIYYWAMAVALPTDRIQRLIDQVVVPEEADLH
- a CDS encoding response regulator transcription factor; the protein is MNDAGQDLSPTGAARVLVVDDDPEVRAALEDGLALEGFTVRGAADGHAALSAVADWEPDALVLDVMMPVVDGLAVCRQLRALGDRTPILVLTALDAVSDRVDGLDAGADDYLVKPFALDELAARLRALLRRAGSGEPAPSAQLRLADLVVDPQTRTAQRGGRRLEFTRTEWSLLDLLLRHPGQVLERETIMRWVWGRDLGPDSNSLAVYIGYLRRKLEAGGGSRLVHTVHGVGYRLDER
- a CDS encoding Tat pathway signal protein; amino-acid sequence: MSNSLPRHRSSGSGRRRTLAACAVAAFCTLTAALPAGAATGAARTGSPPSSARPLSLPAPTGQYRVGEVELHLVDHSRPDPWHPAQDRRELMVSVYYPATHTAGRPAAPYMLPAAAGHFDKVTANDYLSLHVPAGRADWARTTTHVAQSAPVAAGRGGRLPVALYSPGLGEPRTWGTAAAADLASRGYVVVAIDHTYESPEVQFPNGSLATVSLPSDDGNAFIRKALAVRVTDTSFVLDQLRVLNSGRNPDADGQPLPAGLTGALDLAEVGMFGHSMGGTAAALAMDADHRITAGIDIDGNLAYTDGSLMPVAQHGLDRPFLLMGKDGKTDTGPGWQAFRTHTPGWTRQLTLLGSEHASFTDAEVLVPQLHLRPSDQIDDIGTIDPATAIRTNEAYVSAYFDHWLRGRSGRLLEEPSPKYPDMVFVK